A window of Raineyella sp. W15-4 contains these coding sequences:
- the merA gene encoding mercury(II) reductase, translated as MVTWHTEVDLVVIGTGGAAMSAAIHARLEGASVVAIESGTLGGTCVNVGCVPSKTLLAAAHTRHSALTNRFSGVPSSAGMVDLSALIEQKDDLVGMLRQTKYADIAAAYGFDILPGTATFTDAGTLLVDGRPVRAKSYLVATGAEPHVPAIPGLEQVDYLTSTTAMELTELPASLVVIGGGFVGLEQAQLFARLGVEVTVIGRLAPHAEPELSSELRKAFLAEGISVIGDRAATITQHEGLVQVTTRNGKDATGERVLVATGRTPRTEGLNLPAAGIATDERGFVIVDEQQRTTNPAVFAAGDVTDVPQYVYVAARTGKIAAHNALGHDERVDYTGLPSVLFTSPQLASAGITEASAIAAGYRCACRFLRLSDVPRAIANHDTRGGIKVVADADTGKVLGIHALADTAGEMMLAATYAITAGFTVTQLADTWAPYLTMAEGIRLTANLFRNELPTSCCA; from the coding sequence TGGCACACGGAGGTTGATCTCGTGGTGATCGGGACGGGCGGGGCGGCGATGTCCGCAGCGATCCACGCGCGCCTCGAGGGGGCCAGCGTGGTCGCCATCGAATCGGGAACCCTCGGCGGTACCTGCGTGAACGTGGGTTGTGTGCCGTCCAAGACGCTTCTCGCGGCCGCGCACACCCGGCACTCCGCCCTCACGAACCGGTTCTCAGGCGTCCCCAGCTCTGCTGGGATGGTCGATCTCAGCGCGCTCATCGAGCAGAAGGATGATCTGGTTGGGATGCTCCGCCAGACCAAGTACGCCGACATCGCCGCTGCCTACGGGTTTGACATCCTCCCGGGCACTGCAACGTTCACAGACGCGGGAACCCTGCTCGTGGATGGACGACCGGTGCGCGCGAAGTCGTATCTCGTCGCCACCGGCGCCGAGCCGCACGTGCCGGCAATCCCTGGGCTTGAGCAGGTTGATTACCTCACGTCGACCACAGCGATGGAACTGACGGAACTGCCCGCGTCGCTCGTGGTGATCGGCGGTGGCTTCGTCGGCCTGGAACAGGCGCAGCTGTTCGCCCGGCTCGGAGTAGAGGTCACCGTCATCGGTCGGCTCGCCCCGCACGCCGAACCGGAACTGTCATCCGAGCTCCGCAAGGCCTTCCTGGCCGAGGGGATCAGCGTCATCGGCGACCGCGCAGCCACGATCACCCAGCACGAGGGCCTGGTCCAGGTGACGACCCGCAACGGGAAGGACGCGACCGGTGAACGTGTCCTCGTTGCCACCGGTCGCACCCCGCGCACCGAAGGGCTCAACCTTCCTGCTGCGGGTATCGCGACCGACGAGCGCGGCTTCGTCATCGTAGACGAGCAGCAGCGGACCACGAACCCGGCTGTGTTCGCCGCCGGTGACGTCACTGACGTGCCCCAGTACGTGTACGTCGCCGCGAGGACTGGGAAGATCGCCGCGCACAACGCCCTGGGTCACGACGAGCGAGTCGACTACACCGGGTTGCCGTCTGTGCTGTTCACCTCACCCCAACTGGCCTCCGCCGGGATCACCGAAGCCAGCGCCATCGCCGCCGGATACCGGTGCGCCTGCCGATTCCTACGACTTTCCGACGTGCCCAGGGCCATCGCCAACCACGACACACGCGGCGGCATCAAGGTCGTCGCCGACGCCGACACCGGCAAAGTCCTCGGTATCCACGCCCTCGCCGACACCGCTGGGGAGATGATGCTCGCCGCAACCTACGCCATCACCGCCGGATTCACCGTCACCCAACTCGCCGACACCTGGGCCCCCTACCTCACCATGGCCGAAGGCATCCGCCTCACCGCGAACCTCTTCCGCAACGAACTCCCCACCTCCTGCTGCGCCTGA